In Candidatus Stygibacter australis, the DNA window GTCCTGTCCAGGAGACTCCTTTCCCTGCGAATTACTTGAAGCGAAAAAATGCACGGGATACTGCATCCAGAATCAAGAGCAGCTGGCAGCGGATCTAACAAAGTATTTTCTGCAGCCAAAACAAGAGAATCTGGATATACTCACTAAGGAAATTGATACTTTACTGGATGGTTTTTTATTCACCAAAGCAGAAGCAGTGAAGCATCAGAAGAAATTATTAAGTAATTTTTATCATCAGGTTGCTTTTCTAATAGTTACCAAGCATTTGAATTTAAAATATGAATATGATGGCAAAAACATAGAGATAGCTAATGGTTTGCTCAAGCGGATAGATGGCAGAATACTGGAGCGTGTAAACCAGAAATATCAGTTAAATGAATTATTTGCTATAGATAAATCTGAGCTGGATGAGAGATGGGTGATCTATAATGAAGTGAGTAGCAAAATACCTGAAAAACTGCTTGAGTGTTATGAAACCACACAGCAGCAGTTGAGTAAATATTTGTTAAATAAGGAATAGGAATGGAGAGGAGCAAGAAAATAAATTTGTTAATAGTTGATGATGATGTAAGCACGGCCCGTAGCCTGCAATTGATGATCAGCAAGAAATATGAAAATATCAATGTTGAAACAGCTAATGGAGGATTTGCAGCCATGCGACGGATACGTCAGGGTGGGATAGATGCAGTATTGACCGATGTGGCAATGCCTGATATGAATGGTTGTGACTTATATAGAAAGATCATGGAGACTAATGATAATATCCAGGTGATCATGATGTCAGCCTATTATGATCCATCTCATTCAGTGGTTAAAGCTAAATTGGAAGGACTTAAGGACGTGGTTCCCAGTCTGGAGCTGATAGAGAAAAAGGATCTTGTCGAACAGATATTTAAAAAAATAGAAGAGCACTTTTTAAAATAAAGGGAGTACATAGCTGCTGATGTGAAATTACTTGCAATAGTTCTATTTATCCTGTTGATATTGCCCTGTTATTCAGAAGTATTGAATTATGATAATATCTACGTAACTTATCATGGTTCAGACGGTAAAATAGCCTCGGAACTAGGTAGGCAATTAGCAGCAGATATTGGCGACTTTCAGAAACAGACGGGACATTACCCAGAGCTTAAAACCCAGATCATAATAGCAAAAGACCATGCAGAATACCAGAGTTTTGTGGAAAGCAGTGGTGGAATCCAGGAATTTTCTCAGGCAATATTCAGGAGAAGCACAAATACGATCTATATCCGCAATCCCAAAGATAACCTGCGATTTAATCAGTTGAATAAGATATTACTGCACGAATATATCCATAGTTTTGTGTTTCACTATTTCAGGAATGCTCCTTTATGGTTCCACGAAGGTATGGCAGTATATTTCAGCAATGATTTTGGCAGTAACCGGGAACTAGGTCTGGCAAGGGATTACCTTTTTGGCAATACCAGACCATTATCACAGATGAGGACGAATTATCCGCGAAACCGGATAGAGTGGGAATCGTTTTATGCCAAGTCAGCTTTAGCGGTACGTTATCTGTATCAGAACAAAAAAGAACAATTTTACCGCATGTGGGATCTGGCAGAGGAAAATCATAGTTTTAATTCTGTATTTCTAAGAAGTATAAAATATACGGCACTCGATTTTTCCTTATTTTTTGAGGAGTATTGTGCTTCACATTTTCGATCTGAGATCATCCTTGCACTCAGTGGAATGATCTGGCTGTTGTTCCCCTTATTGTTCATTATTGGCTATTTACGCCGTCAGCATAAAATACGACAAAAACTAGCAGCAATGGAAGCAGAGGAAATGGAGCAGGAAGCGGAATTGATTGAAATATATGAGAATGGAGTTGACGAGGAAGATTAGAAGATTAAAATAGTATTATAAAATACAGGAGCAGCCATGGAGGAATTTGACAAGCTGGTGCAGATAGTTGCGGATTTACGTAATCCAGAAGCAGGATGTCCCTGGGATAAAATCCAGACCCATAAAAGTCTTGTACCTAATTTTATAGAAGAGCTTTATGAAAGCATAGAAGCGATAGAAGCAGGGGATATGGAAGATCTACGGGAAGAACTGGGAGATCTGATGCTGCATATTGTGATGCAAAGCAGGATAGCAGAAGAAGCTGGAAATTTTAAGATGGGTGAAGTTCTGCAGAGCATCAATGAGAAATTGATCCGTCGTCATCCACATATATACGCTGATGAACAGGTGGAGGATGCCAAAGGAGTGAAATTGAACTGGGAGCAAATCAAGCTGAAAGAGAAGACACATCGCAAATCAGCTCTGGAAGGCGTTCCTCTGGGTATGCCCAAACTGATAGTAGCTCAGAGGATGCAGGAAAAGGCAGCTGCAGTAGGCTTTGATTGGGATAATCACCACCAGGTATTTGATAAACTTTCTGAAGAAATTGCAGAATTAAAGGAAGCTATCGAAGAAGAAGATCCTGTTCATATTGAGGAAGAGTTGGGAGATTTGCTTTTTACAGTGGTGAATTTAAGCCGCAAGCTGGGAATTGATGCGGAGATGGCATTATCAGGCACAAATCGCAAGTTTGAAAGACGGTTTATGCAGGTCGAAGAAATTTATAATGGAAAAAAAACAAAGATGCATGATAGCAGTCTTGAGCAGTTAGATGAAGTTTGGAAAACAGTTAAAGATACTGAAAAATAGTACTTCCAATACAATAAAGCTGTATTTTATAATTGGAAGTTTACTGATATTGATCAGTTTTCTGGTATTTACCAATCTCTTGAGCAAAGATATTCAAAGAGATGTATCAGTGGTACCTGATCTTTATGCTCAGTTTATTGGTTTGCCAGACAATGTAAATCTGGAGAATTTCCTGACAGATTATTTTATGACAGAGATCATCCCTTTTATAGATTACCCCATAATCTTTTGTGATAGTTTACGGGTACCTTTTTCCTGGGAAAATATCAATGTGGAGATGCGTAATTTTGAATCATTAGATCAGGCAGATAAGGATAAACTTCATAAGATGGTAAAGCGTCTTCATAACCGGGGAAGTTATACATTGCTATATCAGAACCGAAGAAAAGATAATCTGATCGGCTACGTATATTTTGGGGAAACTAGTTCCATGAAGCAATTGCGATATATGCCTTATGTGGCAAGTATATTCGTGGTGATATTTATTGCAGTGGGAGCATTTGCCTTGGGATATATGCGCAGAAATGAGAAGAATCAGCTCTGGATCGGACTGGCAAAAGAGACTGCACATCAATTTGGCACACCCACGTCATCACTTGTGGGCTGGCTCAGCATCATGCGTAGTAGACTGGAAACGGCAAGTAATCCAGAAGAATCGAAAGAGCTTCTGGAATATATAGACCATATTGAGACGGATGTGAACCGACTTCAGAACGTAGCTTCCCGGTTTGGTAAAGTGGGCTCCACCATAAAACTGCAGAATACAATTTTGGATGCGATAATAGAGGAAACAGTAACTTATTTTCGCTCACGAGTACCGCAGGACAATAATAAGATAAGTATATATTATTTTAGTGAAATACACGGTGTGGTATTAAAGATAGATAATGATCTGATCAAGTGGACGCTGGAGAATATGATCAAAAATGCTATTGATGCCATGACCGGCAAAGGTGGTAAGATAATACTTACATCAGTGGTTAGGGAAGGCAATGTGATGATCAGGATAAGTGATGAAGGTAAGGGTATAGCAAGAAATATGTTCCAGCGGGTATTTCTGGCAGGGGTAACCAGTAAAGAACGGGGCTGGGGACTCGGCTTGAGCCTGGCAAAACGAATTATCGAAGAATATCATCAGGGAAAGATCAGAATTGTGCAAAGCGAATTGAAAAAAGGTACTACCTTTGAGATATTATTACCAATAAAAGATCTGGAGGCATAATGTATTTATTATCCAGACAGCAGATGTATGATTGTGATCGATATACAATCAATGATGGCATACCGGGCAAAGAATTAATGGAAAATGCCGGCAGGGGCAGTGCAGAATACATTAGAGATAATATTCTGAGTGCTGGTGAAATAATAATTTTCTGTGGAAGCGGTAATAATGGGGGAGACGGATTTGTAATAGCCAGATATCTGTGCAGCTGGGATTATAAAGTAACGGTAATTTTAACTGGTAAAACTGAGAAGATGACATCAGAAACTCTGGAAAACTATCAGAGTTGCCTGGATATGAATATCACAATGAAAACCATCGGCAGCTATGAAGATTGGCAGGCTTTGCAAATAAATATCACCAATTTTTCTCTGGTTATAGATGCAATCTTTGGAATTGGTTTTAAGGGAAACCTTCGAGGCTGGATAGTGCAATTGATAGCAGAGATAAATGATAGATCAAAGCTGACAGTTGCAATAGATATTGCCAGTGGGGTTGATGCCGATAATGGGGCAGCCCGGTCAGCTATACAGGCAGATCATACTCTAACTGTGGCAGCAATAAAATATGGCTCGATTATGGAAGCAGGTAAATGGCATTCGGGAAAGATCACAGTTATTGATATTGGCATTCCTCAGGAAGTGATCAGCGGGAAAAGACCGAAAAGTGTGCTTATTGATGCCGGATCCGTAATATTACCAGAGCGAAAAGGATATTACCATAAGGGTAATTATGGCAGAATTGCAATAATTGCGGGGTCACCAGGCTATTCAGGAGCAGCAGTGCTCTCCTCCAGGGCTGCTTTGCGCAGTGGAGCAGGATTGATCACGCTTTTTCATCCCCAGGGAATGGAATTGATCTTTGAAACCCAACTATTGGAAGTGATGACCAGAGTAATACCAGAAAAATCAGAGGAATTAACCAGGCAGTTAGAGAATTTTGAAGCTGTATTATTTGGACCAGGAGTTGGTCAAAGCAAAGAGGCAGAAACTATTCTGGAAATGCTGGTAAAAGAGTGGAAAAAACCGCTGTTAATAGATGCTGATGGTCTGAATCTGTTAAGTTTCCGGAAAGACCTTTTGCCACGGCTTATGGATAGAGATGTGTTACTCACTCCACATATTGGTGAATTCTCTCGATTAACAAGAATAAGTACTGAAGACATTCTTTTAAATCCAACTGAGATTCTTATGACCTTCTGTCAGGAAAATAGACTTAAGGTGCTATTGAAAAGCTCTACCAGTATTTTCTGCGATGGAGAAAAGCTGGTGTTTTGTACTGCGGGTAATGATGGACTGGCAACTGGAGGTAGTGGAGATGTACTTAGTGGGATTATCATCAGTTTTATCGGTCAGGGGTTGAGTGTATCAGATGCTGGAACAGCGGCTTCCTGGGTGCTTGGTGAAACAGCAGAAAAACTGGCATCGAAGCGAGAGACAAGGTCTATTATACCTTCTGATATAATTGAAAATCTGTTTACTATTTAAGATTTATCGGCTTCAATTTCGAATTTTTTTAGCCTTCTACTAAGTGCATGTCGTGAAATACCCAGAAGATCAGCAGCATTCTGATGATTATATTGAGTTTTTTCTAGAGCGATCAGGATCAGTTGTTTCTCATGTTCATCAAGTTTCAGGCTTTTATCAGCGATCAAATCAGCTTGAGCGGGTAGATCAAATTTATCATCAAGCAGGAAATGCTGAGGTTGAAGATTACCTCCTTTACTTAAAATAAATGCCCTTTCTATGAGGTTCTTGAGCTCACGAACATTACCAGGAAAACTATATTGCTGCAATTTGTGGATAGCTGAACGAGTGATTTCAGGTTTAGGAAGATTCATCTCTCCTGCCAATTGATTGATAAAGTAATCAATTAAAGGAGGAATATCAGATATTCTTTCCCGCAGGGGAGGGATATGAATTTCCACGGCATTTAATCTATGCACCAGATCAAGCCGAAATCTTGAGCTTTTCACCAATTCTTCTACGTTTCTATTTGTGGCAGATATAATTCTGAAATCATAGCTGTATTCTTTTTGGTCACCAATCTTTTTGATCTTTTTACTTTCAATTGCCCTGAGCAGTTTTGCCTGTAATTCAATAGGCATATCCCCTATTTCATCCAGGAATATTGTCCCCTGGTCTGCCAGTTCAAAATAACCTTTCTGATCTGAGATAGCACCGGTAAAGGAACCCTTCTTGTGTCCAAAGAATTCACTTTCTAAAAGAGATTCGGGTATTGCGCTGCAATTTACCGGGCAAAAGTTATTATCCTGTCGTGGGCTGGCATAATGTATCAAACGGGCAATAATCTCTTTACCACATCCACTTTCACCCGTGATCAATACATTGGAATTCTTAAATTTTGCTGCTGTCATCGCCAGTTCATAAACTTTCTGTAATGCTTCGCTGTTGCCGATCAAGTCATATTCTACCTGTTTCTTAAGCTCTCTACTGAGTAATGAATACTGGCTTTCCACCTTCTTGAGCTTGCGTGAAACTTCCAGAAATTTTCTTGTCCGCTCTATTGCCAGCTTGATATCAATATGGCGGAAGGGTTTTTTGAGAAAGTCACAGGCACCCAGACGCATGGCTTCAATCACTGTGTCCATATCTCCATGTCCAGTGACCATGATCACTTCCAGTTCAGGATAGTTCTTTCTTACCTTTTTAAGAACCTGAATTCCACTCATTTGAGGAAGCCTGATATCTAGAATGAGAATATCTACAGAATTTGATTTCAAGTAATTGAGAGCATTTTCCGGCAGTTCCTCGGCTGATGCCTGAAAATTCATGCTTTCTATAAATTCTATCAGTTCTTCATTGAAACTGGGCTCATCATCAAGTATCAAGATTTTCATTTTACTGTTTTGCATCTTGCTTTTCCCTTGATTGCGAAATAGGTAAGGTTACAATTGCCTTTGTTCCTTTACCTTGAATACTTTCTATTTCCAGATTTCCATCCATGTCTTTTACTATTCCATAAGAAATTGAAAGTCCTAATCCCGTTCCCTCTCCCGGCTGCTTGGTTGTAAAGAAGGGATGGATCACCTGATCGATAATATCGGGTGCAATTCCTTCCCCATTATCTGATACTATCATTAATATCTGATTTTCATGAAGACTAGTAGTTACTTTTATCTCACCCTTATTATTATTGATAGCATCCCGTGCATTACTGACCAGATTTAGAAGCACCTGCTCCAAACGGAAAGGATTGCCAAAAACAGGCAGAGATTGGGGATCCAAATCTATCTTTAATTCAATCCCATGATTACGATATTGCTCATAGAGAAGATTGATAGCATCATTTACGGGTTGATTAAGATCAAAAACTTCACTATTACCTTCCTTTTGCTCCCGGGAAAATGTTTGAATATGCTGAATAGTATTTTTCATGCGGAAGATGTTCTGGAAGATCTTCTCCATTTTTTTCTGGAGATAATCTCTATTCAAGCTATCAGATTTGATATGCGCAAGAACATTATCCATTGTGAAGGAGATAATATTGAGCGGTTGATTTATTTCATGAGCAATTCCGGCTGCGAGTTCACCCAATGAAGCCAGTTTGGATTGCTGAATTATTACTTGCTGCTGCTTATTTCTTTTTTCCACTTCTTCTCTAATTCTGTCTTCAAGCTCGGAGTTGATCTTATTAAGTTCTGAAGTTCTTTCCTCAACAAGCAGTTCAAGATGATTACGATACTTTTCCAGCTCCTGTGAGGTTCTATGTTTAAATAGAGCAATCTCTATAGTAGCATATAATTCGCGTTCTTCAAATGGTTTCACCAGATAGCCATAGGGATAGGTATATTTTGCATTCTGGATTGTCTTATCATCAGAATATGAAGTCAAAAACACAACCGGAAGGTCAAATTTATCCTTAATAATTGCTGCCGCCTGGACGCCTGACATTTCACCACGTAATCTAATATCCATCAGTATCAAATCCGGTTTCAACCCTTCTATTGCAGTAGTTACTTTTTCACCCCAGGCTTCAATTCCGCATACACTGTAATTCAATTTTTCGATAGAAAGCTTGATGCTTTCTGCAATGATCCTTTCGTCTTCAACAATAAGAACTTTTACAATATCCATCAGGTAGAAATCCCCGGGAAGGTGATAATAAACTCAGTACCGTTATCTGAGCCAATTTCAACTTTTCCCTCTAATTGATCTTCACTGAGCAGATATACAAGTCTCATGCCCAATGATCTGGTTTTATTTACATCAAATCCCTCTGGCAAACCGATACCATTATCTTTGATCTTTAGTATATACCCGCTAAATAAATCGTGGGTCATATTAATTATCACTTTTCCATGT includes these proteins:
- a CDS encoding ATP-binding protein, with amino-acid sequence MDIVKVLIVEDERIIAESIKLSIEKLNYSVCGIEAWGEKVTTAIEGLKPDLILMDIRLRGEMSGVQAAAIIKDKFDLPVVFLTSYSDDKTIQNAKYTYPYGYLVKPFEERELYATIEIALFKHRTSQELEKYRNHLELLVEERTSELNKINSELEDRIREEVEKRNKQQQVIIQQSKLASLGELAAGIAHEINQPLNIISFTMDNVLAHIKSDSLNRDYLQKKMEKIFQNIFRMKNTIQHIQTFSREQKEGNSEVFDLNQPVNDAINLLYEQYRNHGIELKIDLDPQSLPVFGNPFRLEQVLLNLVSNARDAINNNKGEIKVTTSLHENQILMIVSDNGEGIAPDIIDQVIHPFFTTKQPGEGTGLGLSISYGIVKDMDGNLEIESIQGKGTKAIVTLPISQSREKQDAKQ
- a CDS encoding sigma-54 dependent transcriptional regulator, with translation MKILILDDEPSFNEELIEFIESMNFQASAEELPENALNYLKSNSVDILILDIRLPQMSGIQVLKKVRKNYPELEVIMVTGHGDMDTVIEAMRLGACDFLKKPFRHIDIKLAIERTRKFLEVSRKLKKVESQYSLLSRELKKQVEYDLIGNSEALQKVYELAMTAAKFKNSNVLITGESGCGKEIIARLIHYASPRQDNNFCPVNCSAIPESLLESEFFGHKKGSFTGAISDQKGYFELADQGTIFLDEIGDMPIELQAKLLRAIESKKIKKIGDQKEYSYDFRIISATNRNVEELVKSSRFRLDLVHRLNAVEIHIPPLRERISDIPPLIDYFINQLAGEMNLPKPEITRSAIHKLQQYSFPGNVRELKNLIERAFILSKGGNLQPQHFLLDDKFDLPAQADLIADKSLKLDEHEKQLILIALEKTQYNHQNAADLLGISRHALSRRLKKFEIEADKS
- a CDS encoding response regulator, producing MERSKKINLLIVDDDVSTARSLQLMISKKYENINVETANGGFAAMRRIRQGGIDAVLTDVAMPDMNGCDLYRKIMETNDNIQVIMMSAYYDPSHSVVKAKLEGLKDVVPSLELIEKKDLVEQIFKKIEEHFLK
- a CDS encoding HAMP domain-containing sensor histidine kinase, producing MKFGKQLKILKNSTSNTIKLYFIIGSLLILISFLVFTNLLSKDIQRDVSVVPDLYAQFIGLPDNVNLENFLTDYFMTEIIPFIDYPIIFCDSLRVPFSWENINVEMRNFESLDQADKDKLHKMVKRLHNRGSYTLLYQNRRKDNLIGYVYFGETSSMKQLRYMPYVASIFVVIFIAVGAFALGYMRRNEKNQLWIGLAKETAHQFGTPTSSLVGWLSIMRSRLETASNPEESKELLEYIDHIETDVNRLQNVASRFGKVGSTIKLQNTILDAIIEETVTYFRSRVPQDNNKISIYYFSEIHGVVLKIDNDLIKWTLENMIKNAIDAMTGKGGKIILTSVVREGNVMIRISDEGKGIARNMFQRVFLAGVTSKERGWGLGLSLAKRIIEEYHQGKIRIVQSELKKGTTFEILLPIKDLEA
- a CDS encoding NAD(P)H-hydrate dehydratase — protein: MYLLSRQQMYDCDRYTINDGIPGKELMENAGRGSAEYIRDNILSAGEIIIFCGSGNNGGDGFVIARYLCSWDYKVTVILTGKTEKMTSETLENYQSCLDMNITMKTIGSYEDWQALQINITNFSLVIDAIFGIGFKGNLRGWIVQLIAEINDRSKLTVAIDIASGVDADNGAARSAIQADHTLTVAAIKYGSIMEAGKWHSGKITVIDIGIPQEVISGKRPKSVLIDAGSVILPERKGYYHKGNYGRIAIIAGSPGYSGAAVLSSRAALRSGAGLITLFHPQGMELIFETQLLEVMTRVIPEKSEELTRQLENFEAVLFGPGVGQSKEAETILEMLVKEWKKPLLIDADGLNLLSFRKDLLPRLMDRDVLLTPHIGEFSRLTRISTEDILLNPTEILMTFCQENRLKVLLKSSTSIFCDGEKLVFCTAGNDGLATGGSGDVLSGIIISFIGQGLSVSDAGTAASWVLGETAEKLASKRETRSIIPSDIIENLFTI
- the mazG gene encoding nucleoside triphosphate pyrophosphohydrolase, yielding MEEFDKLVQIVADLRNPEAGCPWDKIQTHKSLVPNFIEELYESIEAIEAGDMEDLREELGDLMLHIVMQSRIAEEAGNFKMGEVLQSINEKLIRRHPHIYADEQVEDAKGVKLNWEQIKLKEKTHRKSALEGVPLGMPKLIVAQRMQEKAAAVGFDWDNHHQVFDKLSEEIAELKEAIEEEDPVHIEEELGDLLFTVVNLSRKLGIDAEMALSGTNRKFERRFMQVEEIYNGKKTKMHDSSLEQLDEVWKTVKDTEK